One Thalassotalea atypica DNA window includes the following coding sequences:
- a CDS encoding elongation factor P hydroxylase — protein MSHNIEDIITIFNRTFFKDYNTKLIRGDDEPIYLPSSNDCNYHQIIFAHGYYASALHEIAHWCVAGKERRLLEDFGYWYEPDGRSAEQQKAFEQVEIKPQAIEWALCAAANKKFDVSVDNLNGVGSDRLAFKAAVYRQLQIYLAQGFPARVVQLMSALSDFYQTKFPNTSQDFLNVSPC, from the coding sequence ATGTCACACAACATCGAAGACATCATCACGATTTTTAATCGAACGTTTTTTAAAGACTACAACACAAAACTGATACGAGGTGATGATGAGCCAATTTATCTACCGTCTTCTAACGATTGCAACTATCATCAAATTATTTTTGCGCACGGCTATTATGCAAGTGCGTTACACGAAATTGCACATTGGTGTGTCGCAGGTAAAGAGCGACGTTTATTAGAAGATTTTGGTTATTGGTATGAGCCCGACGGTCGAAGTGCCGAGCAACAAAAAGCGTTTGAACAAGTTGAAATTAAGCCACAAGCGATAGAGTGGGCATTGTGCGCTGCCGCCAACAAAAAATTTGATGTTTCAGTGGATAATTTAAATGGCGTGGGAAGCGATCGCCTTGCATTTAAGGCTGCTGTTTATAGGCAATTACAGATATATTTAGCGCAAGGCTTTCCCGCTAGGGTTGTCCAATTGATGTCTGCGCTTAGTGATTTCTATCAAACTAAGTTTCCGAATACATCGCAAGATTTTCTTAATGTTAGCCCTTGTTAA
- a CDS encoding Lrp/AsnC family transcriptional regulator, protein MKKLDAIDLKILTILFNDADITNKELAAKINIAPSTCLERVKRLKQAGVIKNSYVDINFKTIGGNIEAIAAIRLQPYSEEIVNNLRDDLLLLPEIVSLYHMGGSYDYFIHMSVKDSEHLRKFVFDAVTSRDEVTTVETSLVFEYSRSGVLPNFAEE, encoded by the coding sequence TTGAAAAAGTTAGATGCTATTGATTTAAAGATATTAACCATCTTATTTAACGATGCAGATATCACTAATAAGGAATTAGCAGCAAAGATTAATATTGCGCCATCCACCTGTTTAGAGCGCGTTAAGCGTTTGAAACAAGCAGGCGTGATCAAAAATTCATATGTTGATATTAACTTTAAGACCATTGGCGGCAATATTGAAGCAATTGCTGCAATCAGATTGCAACCTTACTCGGAAGAAATTGTTAATAACTTACGCGACGACTTGTTGCTACTCCCCGAAATAGTGAGCCTTTATCATATGGGGGGCAGCTATGATTATTTTATTCATATGTCTGTAAAAGACAGCGAACACTTACGTAAATTTGTATTTGATGCAGTGACGTCTAGAGATGAAGTAACCACTGTAGAAACTTCTTTAGTGTTTGAATATAGCCGCAGTGGTGTGTTGCCTAACTTCGCAGAAGAGTAA
- the dnaJ gene encoding molecular chaperone DnaJ, with the protein MSKRDYYEVLGVSKDAGEREVKKAYKRLAMKYHPDRTQGDKAKEEQFKEIKEAYEILNDDQKRAAYDQYGHAAFEQGGMGGGGFGGGQDFGDAFGDIFGDIFGGGRGGRGGQSRARRGSDLRYNLELSLEDAVKGKTLEIKVPTYVSCEPCDGSGAKKGTQPKTCSTCHGHGQVQMRQGLFAVQQTCPTCKGQGKVISDPCNSCHGQGRVQKTKTLSVKIPAGVDTGDRIRLSGEGEAGEHGAPAGDLYVQANVKEHPIFERDENHLYCEVPISFTTAALGGDIEVPTLEGKVKLKIPKETQTGKMFRLRGKGVKSVRSHSVGDLMCKVVIETPVSLSGDQADLLRQLEEKMGKNQTKHRPKETGFFDGVKKFFDDLKS; encoded by the coding sequence ATGTCTAAACGCGATTATTATGAAGTGCTTGGTGTATCGAAAGATGCAGGTGAGCGAGAAGTTAAAAAAGCCTACAAGCGCTTAGCAATGAAGTATCACCCGGATCGTACTCAAGGTGATAAAGCTAAAGAAGAGCAGTTTAAAGAAATCAAAGAAGCGTATGAGATCTTAAATGATGATCAAAAACGTGCGGCTTATGATCAATACGGACATGCAGCATTTGAACAAGGCGGCATGGGCGGTGGCGGTTTTGGCGGTGGTCAAGATTTCGGCGATGCGTTTGGTGATATATTTGGCGATATCTTTGGTGGTGGTCGCGGTGGACGTGGTGGCCAATCAAGAGCACGTCGTGGCTCAGATTTACGCTACAACTTAGAGTTAAGCTTAGAAGATGCGGTTAAAGGTAAAACCTTAGAAATTAAAGTACCAACTTACGTTAGTTGTGAGCCTTGTGATGGCTCAGGTGCTAAAAAGGGCACACAACCTAAAACATGTTCTACCTGTCACGGCCACGGTCAAGTACAAATGCGTCAAGGCTTGTTTGCTGTTCAGCAAACCTGTCCAACCTGTAAAGGCCAAGGTAAAGTTATTTCAGACCCTTGTAACTCTTGTCACGGTCAAGGCCGTGTTCAAAAGACAAAGACCTTATCTGTTAAAATTCCAGCAGGTGTTGATACGGGCGATAGAATTCGTTTATCAGGTGAAGGTGAAGCCGGTGAACATGGCGCGCCAGCAGGTGATTTATACGTTCAAGCGAATGTTAAAGAACATCCTATTTTTGAACGTGATGAAAATCACCTTTATTGTGAAGTGCCAATTAGCTTTACAACAGCGGCGTTAGGCGGTGATATTGAAGTACCAACGCTTGAAGGTAAAGTGAAGCTGAAAATTCCTAAAGAAACACAAACGGGTAAAATGTTCCGTTTGCGCGGCAAAGGTGTTAAATCAGTTCGTAGTCACAGTGTAGGTGATTTGATGTGTAAAGTAGTGATTGAAACGCCAGTGAGTTTATCGGGCGATCAAGCAGACTTACTACGTCAGTTAGAAGAAAAAATGGGTAAAAATCAAACTAAACATCGTCCTAAAGAAACAGGTTTTTTCGATGGTGTGAAGAAATTTTTTGATGATTTAAAATCTTAA
- the nhaA gene encoding Na+/H+ antiporter NhaA, with protein sequence MPAKTIHDFLKLEAASGIILMFAALTAIIAANSPLSIYYDLLLDVPVKVAIGSFEIAKPLLLWINDGLMAMFFFLVGLELKREFLEGDLSEPGQIALPAIGAIGGMLIPALCYVALNYDDPAAISGWAIPTATDIAFALGILALIGSKVPLQLKIFLTSLAIFDDLGAIIVIAIFYTEQLSITSLIVGATMLAILWALNRRHVTDTAPYIFFGVVLWIAVLKSGVHATLAGVLLALFIPIKGKAGEPSPLKSLEHNLHSMVAFIILPIFAFANAGVSLSGLGVDDVVSPVPLGIILGLFIGKQIGVFGFCFIAIKLGFAKLPAQINWKLLYGAALLCGVGFTMSLFIGSLAFEQTGENLIFQDRIGIIIGSVISGLLGYFVIKHGVKHLPDQH encoded by the coding sequence ATGCCAGCAAAAACCATACATGACTTTTTAAAGCTTGAAGCGGCAAGCGGCATCATCTTGATGTTTGCAGCACTTACCGCAATTATTGCCGCTAATTCACCTCTTTCCATTTATTATGATTTATTACTCGATGTACCGGTCAAAGTTGCGATAGGTAGTTTCGAAATTGCAAAACCACTGTTGCTTTGGATTAACGATGGTTTAATGGCGATGTTTTTCTTTTTGGTTGGCCTAGAGCTCAAACGAGAGTTTCTAGAAGGTGATTTATCAGAGCCAGGTCAAATAGCACTGCCAGCAATTGGCGCTATCGGTGGTATGTTAATACCAGCACTTTGTTATGTCGCATTAAATTATGATGATCCCGCTGCCATTAGTGGCTGGGCAATACCTACCGCAACCGATATAGCGTTTGCCCTAGGTATTTTGGCGTTAATTGGCAGCAAAGTACCGTTGCAGCTGAAAATATTCTTAACCTCGTTAGCCATTTTTGACGACTTGGGTGCCATTATTGTTATCGCGATTTTTTACACTGAGCAATTATCAATCACATCACTGATTGTTGGAGCAACTATGCTTGCTATCTTATGGGCACTAAATCGTAGGCACGTCACGGATACCGCGCCTTATATCTTTTTTGGTGTAGTTCTGTGGATTGCTGTACTAAAATCTGGCGTCCATGCGACGTTGGCGGGTGTATTGTTAGCGCTGTTTATTCCTATTAAGGGAAAAGCGGGTGAGCCATCGCCACTCAAATCTTTAGAACATAACTTGCATTCAATGGTCGCATTTATCATTTTGCCGATATTTGCATTTGCCAATGCCGGTGTTAGCTTATCTGGTTTAGGTGTTGATGATGTAGTTTCTCCTGTACCATTAGGGATTATTCTTGGCTTATTTATTGGTAAACAAATCGGTGTTTTTGGCTTTTGTTTTATTGCCATAAAACTTGGATTTGCTAAGTTACCCGCTCAAATTAATTGGAAGTTGTTATATGGTGCAGCACTTCTATGTGGTGTAGGGTTTACCATGAGCCTATTTATCGGCTCTTTAGCGTTTGAGCAAACTGGTGAAAACCTTATATTCCAGGACAGAATCGGTATTATCATTGGCTCAGTTATTTCTGGTTTGCTAGGTTATTTTGTGATTAAACATGGGGTAAAGCACTTACCTGACCAACATTAG